From Mycolicibacterium nivoides, a single genomic window includes:
- a CDS encoding methionine synthase: MSVFAAATGIGSWPGTQPRAAAEVVVGELHTLSHLVELPARGIGADLIGRAGALLVDIGIDTVPRGYRIAGGRSAALRRAESLLGEDIDALEEAWERAGLRGSGRAVKVQAPGPITLAAQLELPNGHRAITDHGALRDLSASLAEGLSIHRAEVARRLETPVVVQLDEPSLPAALAGRLSGVTSFTPVHPVDEPLAMNLIDACVAAAGVDVALHSCAPELPWKALLRSTVHAVSVDVSTLTPADLDGVGEFVDSGRTVLLGVVPSVAPESRPSVEEIAKAAVALTDRLGFARAVLRDRIGITPSCGLAGATSQWARTAVEFAQKVADAFAEDPDAI; the protein is encoded by the coding sequence ATGAGCGTCTTCGCAGCGGCCACCGGTATCGGTTCCTGGCCGGGCACCCAGCCACGGGCTGCCGCAGAAGTTGTCGTCGGTGAACTGCACACCCTGTCGCACCTCGTGGAACTGCCGGCGCGGGGGATCGGCGCCGACCTGATCGGTCGGGCCGGGGCCCTGCTGGTCGACATCGGCATCGACACCGTGCCGCGCGGATACCGCATCGCCGGTGGCCGCAGCGCTGCCCTGCGACGCGCCGAGAGCCTGCTCGGCGAGGACATCGATGCGCTGGAAGAAGCCTGGGAGCGTGCGGGGCTGCGGGGCAGCGGGCGCGCCGTCAAGGTGCAGGCGCCCGGTCCGATCACGCTGGCTGCTCAGCTGGAACTGCCCAACGGGCATCGGGCCATCACCGATCACGGTGCGCTGCGGGATCTTTCGGCCTCCCTGGCCGAGGGCCTGTCGATCCACCGTGCCGAGGTGGCCCGGCGGTTGGAGACCCCGGTGGTGGTCCAGTTGGATGAACCGTCACTGCCTGCCGCGCTGGCGGGCCGGCTGTCGGGGGTCACCAGTTTCACCCCGGTGCATCCCGTGGACGAGCCGTTGGCGATGAACCTGATCGACGCGTGTGTCGCCGCGGCCGGGGTGGACGTCGCACTGCACAGTTGTGCACCCGAGCTGCCGTGGAAGGCCTTGTTGCGCAGCACTGTTCATGCCGTTTCGGTCGACGTCTCGACTCTGACGCCGGCGGATCTGGACGGTGTCGGGGAGTTCGTCGACTCGGGACGTACCGTGCTGCTCGGTGTGGTGCCTTCGGTCGCGCCCGAGAGCAGGCCGTCGGTCGAAGAAATCGCCAAGGCGGCGGTGGCGCTCACCGATCGACTCGGGTTCGCCCGGGCTGTGCTGCGGGACCGCATCGGCATCACGCCGTCCTGTGGGTTGGCCGGTGCCACGTCGCAATGGGCGCGCACCGCTGTGGAATTCGCACAGAAGGTCGCCGACGCGTTCGCCGAAGATCCGGACGCCATCTAG
- a CDS encoding SRPBCC family protein — MSADRIEKEVLLKAPLDRVWRAISDSEEFGRWFGVRFDGPFVAGESVNGVMTPTEVDEEVAAMQEPYAGEADAWHIVAVEPPHRLAFRWHPYAVEPGSREPGAPTTLVEFTLAEADGGVLLRIVESGFDAIPAERRKSAFESNSEGWAHQAEMVRKYLALGESV; from the coding sequence ATGAGTGCTGATCGGATCGAGAAGGAAGTTCTGCTCAAGGCGCCCCTGGACCGGGTGTGGCGGGCGATCAGCGATTCCGAGGAATTCGGCCGCTGGTTCGGGGTCCGGTTCGACGGACCGTTCGTCGCCGGGGAATCGGTCAACGGTGTGATGACGCCGACCGAGGTCGACGAAGAGGTCGCCGCCATGCAGGAGCCCTACGCCGGCGAAGCCGACGCCTGGCACATCGTTGCGGTCGAGCCGCCGCATCGGCTGGCCTTCCGCTGGCACCCCTATGCCGTCGAACCCGGCTCCCGTGAGCCCGGGGCGCCGACCACCCTGGTGGAGTTCACACTGGCCGAGGCCGACGGCGGGGTCCTGCTGCGCATCGTCGAGTCGGGATTCGACGCGATTCCCGCCGAGCGGCGGAAGTCGGCATTCGAGTCCAACAGCGAGGGCTGGGCCCATCAGGCCGAGATGGTGCGCAAGTACCTCGCGCTCGGTGAGTCGGTGTGA
- a CDS encoding ArsR/SmtB family transcription factor, with translation MTAAVGSAEPLSPFFNALGDANRLRIVTRLCEGGPCSTVQLTQVIPVTRQAATKHLLLLEAVGLVASDRKGRERIWRIQPEPLVQASDYLTALSRGWDNAIDRLRAYVED, from the coding sequence GTGACGGCCGCCGTCGGTTCGGCCGAACCGCTGTCCCCGTTTTTCAATGCGCTCGGCGATGCCAACCGGTTACGCATCGTCACCCGGCTCTGTGAGGGCGGCCCGTGTTCGACGGTGCAACTGACTCAGGTGATTCCGGTGACCCGTCAGGCCGCGACCAAGCACCTGTTGCTGCTGGAGGCGGTGGGTTTGGTGGCCAGCGATCGCAAAGGCCGCGAACGGATCTGGCGGATCCAGCCCGAGCCGCTGGTGCAGGCCAGTGACTACCTCACGGCACTGTCGCGGGGCTGGGACAACGCGATCGACCGCCTGCGGGCCTACGTCGAGGACTAG
- a CDS encoding 4-coumarate--CoA ligase family protein — protein sequence MSFASPFPDVDLPTVSVYDYLFAGMSAADAGRTALVDAKSGTETSYGDLVSRIDAFAGGLAARGIGVGDVVALLSPNSSGFAIAFHGILRAGATATTVNALFTARDITKQLKDSKARLLVTVNALLPQALEGALAAGLTEDQVVVLDGDGLGAEGPAPDVSFDPATHLAALPYSSGTTANPKGVMLTHANLTANVAQIRPLQGLTSDDRLLAVLPFFHIYGMTVLLNAALHARAQLVVMPSFDLGEFLDNIATHRCTFVYIAPPVAVALAKHPLVDSYDLSSLRAVLSGAASLDADLGRAVADRLSCTVSQGYGMSELSPVSHITPHDGGLASVGTVAPLDSCGWTVPNSVSKLVDPDTGHEIDIPAEGLSATGELWFKGPNVMAGYLGNEAATRETIDADGFLHTGDLAQVDSYGCVYVVDRLKELIKYKGYQVPPAELEAVLLGHPNIADAAVIGVQDKESGEEVPKAFVVKQPSSELSADEVMTFVAGLVAPYKKVRQVEFIDAIPKSSAGKILRRELRGS from the coding sequence ATGAGTTTCGCCAGTCCATTCCCCGACGTCGACCTGCCGACCGTCAGCGTCTACGACTATCTCTTCGCCGGCATGTCGGCGGCCGATGCCGGCCGGACCGCCCTGGTGGACGCCAAGTCCGGTACCGAGACCAGCTACGGCGACCTGGTGAGCCGGATCGACGCGTTCGCCGGCGGGCTGGCGGCTCGCGGGATCGGCGTCGGCGACGTGGTGGCACTGCTGTCCCCCAACAGTTCGGGTTTCGCGATCGCGTTCCACGGGATCCTGCGCGCGGGCGCCACCGCCACCACCGTCAACGCACTGTTCACCGCGCGTGACATCACCAAGCAACTCAAGGATTCGAAGGCGCGCCTGCTGGTAACGGTGAACGCGCTGCTGCCGCAGGCCCTCGAGGGAGCACTGGCGGCAGGCCTCACCGAAGACCAGGTGGTGGTGCTCGACGGTGACGGCCTCGGCGCCGAAGGCCCGGCACCCGACGTGAGCTTCGATCCGGCTACGCACCTGGCCGCGCTCCCCTACAGCTCGGGCACCACGGCCAACCCCAAGGGCGTCATGCTCACGCACGCCAACCTGACGGCGAACGTGGCCCAGATCCGCCCACTGCAGGGCCTGACCTCCGATGACCGGCTGTTGGCAGTTCTGCCGTTCTTCCACATCTACGGCATGACGGTGCTGCTCAACGCCGCCCTGCACGCCCGCGCACAACTCGTCGTCATGCCGTCATTCGATCTCGGCGAATTCCTCGACAACATCGCGACGCACCGGTGCACGTTCGTCTACATCGCCCCGCCGGTGGCCGTCGCCCTGGCCAAGCACCCGCTGGTCGATTCCTACGACCTGTCCTCACTGCGGGCCGTCCTGTCCGGCGCCGCCTCGCTCGATGCCGATCTGGGCCGCGCCGTGGCAGATCGATTGAGCTGCACGGTGTCTCAGGGCTACGGCATGAGCGAGCTCAGCCCGGTCAGCCACATCACCCCGCACGACGGTGGGCTGGCGTCGGTCGGCACGGTCGCGCCGCTGGACTCGTGCGGCTGGACCGTTCCCAACAGTGTCAGCAAGCTGGTCGACCCAGACACCGGCCATGAAATCGACATCCCCGCCGAGGGTTTGAGCGCAACCGGCGAGCTGTGGTTCAAGGGGCCCAACGTGATGGCCGGCTACCTGGGCAATGAGGCGGCCACTCGGGAGACCATCGACGCCGACGGGTTCCTGCACACCGGAGATCTGGCCCAGGTCGATTCCTACGGCTGCGTCTACGTCGTCGACCGACTGAAGGAACTCATCAAGTACAAGGGCTACCAGGTCCCGCCGGCCGAACTGGAGGCTGTGCTGCTGGGCCATCCCAACATCGCCGATGCCGCGGTGATCGGGGTGCAGGACAAGGAATCCGGCGAGGAAGTGCCGAAAGCCTTCGTGGTCAAACAGCCTTCGTCCGAGTTGAGCGCCGATGAGGTGATGACGTTCGTGGCCGGCCTGGTGGCGCCCTACAAGAAGGTGCGCCAGGTCGAGTTCATCGACGCGATCCCCAAGTCGTCGGCCGGCAAGATCCTGCGCCGGGAGCTGCGCGGCAGCTAG
- a CDS encoding MmcQ/YjbR family DNA-binding protein, giving the protein MPHPIMFSDDDLGLAELRTVALGFPEAFEKISWGRPVFCAPKMFAMYGGNVKPEGRGEMVPYPHSLLIKVDESDRRALEQDSRFFFPAYMSPFGWLGLDFSAAKVDWVEVRELIDASFRLVASRRLIKQLDEN; this is encoded by the coding sequence ATGCCGCACCCGATCATGTTCAGCGATGACGACCTGGGCCTGGCCGAACTCCGCACCGTGGCCCTGGGATTTCCCGAGGCCTTCGAGAAGATCTCCTGGGGTCGGCCGGTGTTCTGCGCGCCGAAGATGTTCGCCATGTACGGCGGAAACGTGAAGCCGGAGGGCCGCGGCGAGATGGTGCCGTATCCCCACTCGCTGCTGATCAAGGTCGACGAGAGCGACCGCCGGGCACTCGAACAGGACAGCCGCTTCTTCTTCCCGGCCTACATGAGTCCTTTCGGCTGGCTCGGTCTGGACTTCAGTGCGGCGAAGGTAGATTGGGTCGAGGTCCGCGAACTCATCGACGCCTCGTTCCGGTTGGTCGCCTCGCGCCGACTCATCAAACAACTCGACGAGAACTGA
- a CDS encoding class I SAM-dependent methyltransferase: protein MDSLTRQTRRPGGYPYPHQAAYFLNNPLRRLSGDDERAVKRLDLTGFERVLEIGPGPGYFSVAIARNLHRGRLDLLDVQLEMLDKSRSALDRAECYNVSFHSGDADEELPFYDDSFDVAFLASAFGEISDKRGCIRSLHRILKPGALLVFREGFPDPDRLSVDDLRELVEADDFEFCDATGNRWHDIVRFRRLPLP from the coding sequence TTGGATTCCCTCACCCGGCAAACCCGCCGACCGGGTGGGTATCCCTATCCGCATCAGGCCGCCTATTTCCTCAACAATCCGTTGCGCCGACTCAGCGGAGACGACGAGCGTGCCGTCAAGCGGCTCGACCTGACCGGATTCGAGCGGGTACTCGAAATCGGGCCGGGCCCTGGATACTTCAGCGTCGCGATCGCCCGCAACCTGCACCGGGGGCGACTGGACCTGCTCGATGTTCAGCTGGAGATGCTGGACAAGTCTCGCAGCGCACTCGACCGTGCCGAGTGCTACAACGTCAGCTTCCACAGCGGCGATGCCGACGAAGAGCTGCCGTTCTATGACGACAGTTTCGACGTGGCGTTCCTGGCTTCGGCGTTCGGCGAGATATCGGACAAGCGGGGGTGCATCCGGTCCTTGCACCGGATTCTCAAACCCGGTGCGCTGCTGGTGTTTCGGGAAGGATTCCCCGACCCGGACCGCCTCAGCGTCGACGATCTGCGTGAGCTGGTGGAAGCCGACGATTTCGAGTTCTGCGATGCCACCGGGAACCGCTGGCACGACATCGTCAGATTTCGGCGCTTGCCGCTGCCATGA
- the ligA gene encoding NAD-dependent DNA ligase LigA, protein MSEKPTVDADAALPEQADADVRRRWQELADEVREHQFRYYVKDAPIVSDAQFDALLRELQALEADHPELRTPDSPTQLVGGAGFATEFAPAEHLERMLSLDNVFDSDELSAWAARISGETGDAAHYLCELKIDGVALALVYRDGRLVRAATRGDGRSGEDVTLNARTITDIPEKLTASDEFPVPAVLEVRGEVFFRVADFEELNAGLVAEGKPPFANPRNSAAGSLRQKNPAVTARRRLRMICHGLGHAEGFSPASLHDAYRALGAWGLPVSEHTARVSGVAAVAERIAYWGEHRHDVDHEIDGLVVKVDEVALQRRLGATSRAPRWAVAYKYPPEEATTKLLDIRVSVGRTGRVTPFAYMEPVKVAGSTVGLATLHNATEVQRKGVLIGDTVVIRKAGDVIPEVLGPVVDLRDGSEHAFVMPTNCPECGTVLAPAKEGDADIRCPNTRSCPAQLRERVFHVAGRGAFDIEGLGYEAATALLQAGVIADEGDLFTLTADQLLRTELFTTKAGELSANGKRLLANLDKAKAQPLWRVLVALSIRHVGPTAARALATEFASLDAIVAASEEQLAAVEGVGPTIAAAVIDWFTVDWHRAIVDKWRAAGVRMADERDASIERTLEGLSIVVTGSLPGFSRDEAKEAIISRGGKAASSVSKKTAYVVAGDAPGSKYDKAVELGVPILDEDGFRALLAEGPQAGPDAAEPEES, encoded by the coding sequence GTGAGCGAGAAGCCAACCGTAGACGCCGACGCCGCGCTGCCCGAACAGGCCGATGCCGACGTGCGGCGACGCTGGCAGGAGCTTGCCGACGAGGTACGTGAACACCAGTTCCGGTACTACGTCAAAGACGCGCCCATCGTCTCGGACGCTCAGTTCGACGCCCTGCTGCGCGAACTGCAGGCCCTGGAAGCCGACCATCCCGAGCTGCGAACCCCGGATTCCCCGACCCAGTTGGTCGGCGGCGCCGGGTTCGCCACCGAATTCGCGCCCGCCGAGCATCTGGAACGGATGTTGTCCCTGGACAACGTGTTCGATTCCGATGAGCTCTCGGCCTGGGCGGCCCGGATCAGCGGGGAGACGGGCGACGCCGCGCACTATTTGTGCGAGCTGAAGATCGACGGTGTCGCCCTGGCGCTCGTGTACCGCGACGGCAGGCTGGTGCGGGCCGCTACGCGGGGTGACGGGCGCAGCGGTGAGGATGTGACGCTCAACGCCCGCACCATCACCGACATCCCGGAGAAATTGACGGCTTCCGACGAGTTTCCGGTGCCTGCCGTGCTGGAGGTGCGCGGCGAGGTGTTCTTCCGGGTCGCCGACTTCGAGGAGCTCAACGCCGGGTTGGTGGCCGAGGGCAAGCCTCCTTTCGCCAACCCGCGCAACAGTGCGGCGGGCTCGCTGCGTCAGAAGAACCCAGCGGTCACCGCGCGGCGCAGACTCCGGATGATCTGCCACGGGCTCGGGCACGCCGAAGGATTCAGCCCCGCGTCCCTGCATGACGCCTATCGGGCGCTGGGTGCGTGGGGTCTGCCGGTCTCCGAGCACACCGCCAGGGTGTCCGGTGTCGCCGCGGTCGCCGAGCGGATCGCCTACTGGGGTGAGCACCGCCATGACGTCGACCACGAGATCGACGGTCTGGTCGTCAAGGTCGACGAGGTGGCGCTGCAGCGCCGGCTCGGCGCGACCTCGCGCGCACCTCGCTGGGCGGTGGCCTACAAATACCCGCCGGAAGAGGCCACCACGAAGCTGCTCGACATCCGGGTGAGCGTGGGGCGGACCGGCCGGGTCACCCCGTTCGCCTACATGGAGCCGGTCAAGGTGGCCGGTTCCACCGTCGGCCTTGCCACGCTGCACAATGCGACCGAAGTTCAGCGCAAGGGGGTGCTGATCGGCGACACCGTGGTGATCCGCAAGGCCGGCGACGTCATCCCCGAGGTCCTCGGCCCGGTGGTCGACCTGCGCGACGGCTCCGAGCATGCGTTCGTCATGCCGACCAACTGCCCCGAATGCGGCACCGTGCTGGCGCCGGCCAAGGAGGGCGACGCCGACATCCGCTGCCCGAATACCCGCAGTTGCCCGGCGCAGTTGCGGGAGAGGGTGTTTCACGTGGCAGGGCGTGGCGCGTTCGACATCGAGGGGCTCGGCTACGAGGCAGCGACCGCGCTGCTGCAGGCCGGGGTGATCGCCGACGAGGGCGATCTGTTCACCCTGACCGCCGACCAGTTGCTGCGCACCGAGCTGTTCACGACCAAGGCCGGCGAGCTGTCGGCCAACGGCAAGCGCCTGCTGGCCAATCTGGACAAGGCCAAGGCCCAGCCGCTGTGGCGGGTACTGGTGGCGTTGTCGATCCGCCACGTGGGGCCCACCGCGGCGCGGGCACTGGCCACCGAATTCGCCAGCCTCGACGCCATCGTCGCGGCGAGCGAGGAGCAACTCGCCGCGGTGGAAGGGGTCGGCCCGACGATCGCCGCCGCCGTCATCGACTGGTTCACCGTCGATTGGCACCGCGCGATCGTGGACAAGTGGCGCGCCGCCGGGGTCCGGATGGCCGACGAACGCGACGCGAGCATCGAGCGCACGCTGGAGGGTCTGTCGATCGTGGTGACCGGATCCCTACCCGGGTTCTCCCGCGATGAGGCCAAGGAGGCCATCATCAGCCGCGGCGGCAAGGCCGCAAGCTCGGTCTCCAAGAAGACCGCCTACGTGGTCGCCGGTGACGCGCCCGGATCCAAGTACGACAAGGCCGTAGAACTCGGTGTCCCGATCCTCGACGAGGACGGCTTCCGCGCGCTGCTCGCCGAAGGCCCGCAAGCGGGACCGGACGCCGCAGAGCCCGAAGAGAGCTAG
- a CDS encoding amino acid-binding protein, which translates to MMRVPSYLLRVQLEDRPGSLGSLAVALGSVGADILSLDVVERGAGYAIDDLVVDLPQGSMPDTLITAAENLSGVFVDSIRPHTGLLEAHRELELIDHVAAAHSKAARLKVLAEEAPRVLRVSWCVVVRSTATGVERIAGSHGAPETQAQSAPWLPLQQAAALDGTEDWVPQVWRDMDTTLAAAPLGDPNTAVVLGRPGGPGFRPSEVARLGYLAGIVATILR; encoded by the coding sequence GTGATGCGCGTGCCTTCGTATCTGCTGCGGGTCCAGCTAGAGGACCGACCAGGCAGCCTCGGCTCACTCGCCGTGGCGCTCGGCTCGGTCGGTGCCGACATCCTGTCGCTCGACGTCGTCGAGCGCGGAGCCGGCTACGCGATCGACGATCTGGTCGTCGATCTGCCGCAGGGCTCCATGCCGGACACCTTGATCACCGCCGCCGAGAACCTGTCGGGCGTCTTCGTCGACAGCATCCGCCCCCATACCGGGCTGCTGGAGGCACACCGTGAGCTCGAGCTGATCGACCATGTCGCCGCCGCGCATTCGAAGGCCGCGCGGCTGAAGGTGCTCGCCGAAGAAGCACCCCGGGTGCTGCGCGTCAGCTGGTGTGTCGTGGTCCGGTCCACCGCAACCGGCGTCGAGCGCATCGCCGGGAGTCACGGCGCTCCCGAGACGCAGGCCCAGTCGGCGCCGTGGTTGCCGTTGCAGCAGGCCGCCGCTCTCGACGGCACCGAGGATTGGGTGCCGCAGGTGTGGCGCGACATGGACACCACACTGGCCGCCGCACCCTTGGGCGACCCGAACACCGCGGTGGTGCTGGGCCGTCCCGGCGGTCCGGGGTTCCGGCCCTCCGAGGTGGCGCGGTTGGGCTATCTGGCCGGGATCGTCGCCACGATCCTGCGCTGA
- the gatC gene encoding Asp-tRNA(Asn)/Glu-tRNA(Gln) amidotransferase subunit GatC, protein MSKISRDEVAHLARLARLALTDDELDSYAGQLDAILGHVSQIQSVDVTGVEATDNPLKDVNVSRPDVVEPCLTQEQALAAAPRAEDGRFAVPRILGEGE, encoded by the coding sequence GTGTCGAAGATCTCCCGAGACGAGGTAGCCCATCTGGCGCGTCTGGCGCGCCTGGCGCTGACCGACGACGAACTGGACAGTTACGCCGGCCAGCTGGATGCCATCCTCGGCCACGTCAGCCAGATCCAGTCCGTCGACGTCACCGGCGTGGAAGCGACGGACAACCCGCTCAAGGACGTCAACGTCAGCCGGCCTGACGTTGTCGAGCCGTGCCTGACGCAGGAGCAAGCGCTGGCCGCCGCGCCGCGTGCCGAAGACGGTCGCTTCGCCGTGCCGCGGATTCTCGGAGAGGGTGAATGA
- the gatA gene encoding Asp-tRNA(Asn)/Glu-tRNA(Gln) amidotransferase subunit GatA: MSELIRSDAATLGAQIAAKEVSSTEVTQAHLDQIAETDERFNAFLHVAAESALETAARIDAAVAAGETLPSPLAGVPLALKDVFTATDMPTTAGSKILEGWRAPYDATVTAKLRAAGIPILGKTNMDEFAMGSSTENSAYGPTRNPWNTERVPGGSGGGSAAALAAYQAPLAIGTDTGGSIRQPAALTATVGVKPTYGTVSRYGLIACASSLDQGGPCARTVLDTALLHQVIAGHDPRDSTSVDAPVPDVVGAARAGAAGDLKGVRVGVVNQLRGEGYQPGVLESFNAAVAQLTALGAEVTEVDCPHFDHAMDAYYLILPSEVSSNLARFDAMRFGLRVGDDGTHSAEEVMALTRAAGFGPEVKRRIMIGTYALSAGYYDAYYNQAQKVRTLIARDLERAYQSVDVLVSPATPTTAFRLGEKVDDPLAMYLFDLCTLPLNLAGHCGMSVPSGLSPDDGLPVGLQIMAPALADDRLYRVGAAYEAARGPLPSAL, from the coding sequence ATGAGTGAGCTGATCCGCAGCGATGCGGCGACCCTGGGGGCCCAGATCGCGGCCAAGGAGGTCTCCTCGACCGAGGTGACCCAGGCCCACCTGGACCAGATCGCGGAGACCGACGAACGCTTCAACGCCTTCCTGCACGTGGCAGCGGAATCCGCGCTGGAGACCGCGGCACGCATCGACGCTGCCGTGGCCGCCGGCGAGACGCTGCCCTCGCCGCTGGCCGGGGTGCCGCTGGCACTCAAGGACGTCTTCACCGCCACTGACATGCCCACCACCGCGGGCTCGAAAATCCTTGAGGGATGGCGCGCGCCGTACGACGCGACCGTCACCGCCAAGCTGCGCGCCGCGGGTATCCCGATCCTGGGCAAGACGAACATGGACGAATTCGCCATGGGATCGTCGACCGAGAACTCGGCCTACGGCCCGACCCGCAACCCGTGGAACACCGAGCGGGTGCCCGGCGGATCGGGGGGCGGTAGCGCTGCGGCGCTGGCCGCGTATCAGGCCCCGCTGGCCATCGGCACCGACACCGGCGGGTCGATCCGCCAGCCTGCCGCGCTCACCGCGACCGTCGGCGTGAAGCCGACCTACGGCACGGTCTCGCGCTACGGCCTGATCGCCTGTGCGTCCTCACTGGACCAGGGCGGTCCGTGTGCCCGCACGGTGCTCGACACCGCGCTGCTGCACCAGGTGATCGCCGGCCACGACCCGCGCGACTCGACCTCCGTCGATGCCCCGGTGCCCGATGTGGTCGGTGCTGCGCGGGCCGGTGCGGCAGGCGATCTCAAGGGTGTGCGCGTCGGTGTGGTCAATCAGCTGCGCGGCGAGGGATACCAGCCTGGAGTGCTGGAGTCTTTCAATGCCGCTGTCGCCCAGCTGACCGCGCTCGGCGCTGAGGTCACCGAGGTGGACTGCCCGCACTTCGACCACGCGATGGATGCCTACTACCTGATCCTGCCGTCGGAGGTGTCGAGCAACCTGGCACGGTTCGACGCGATGCGGTTCGGGCTGCGCGTCGGCGATGACGGCACGCACAGCGCCGAGGAGGTCATGGCGTTGACCCGGGCCGCCGGATTCGGGCCGGAGGTCAAGCGCCGGATCATGATCGGCACCTACGCGTTGTCGGCGGGCTACTACGACGCCTACTACAACCAGGCGCAGAAGGTGCGGACGCTGATCGCCCGCGACCTGGAGCGGGCCTACCAGAGCGTGGACGTGCTGGTGTCCCCGGCGACGCCGACGACAGCGTTCCGGTTGGGGGAGAAGGTCGACGATCCGCTGGCCATGTATCTGTTCGACCTGTGCACCCTGCCGCTGAACCTGGCCGGGCACTGCGGCATGTCGGTGCCGTCGGGTCTCTCGCCCGACGACGGCCTGCCCGTCGGACTGCAGATCATGGCGCCGGCCCTGGCCGATGACCGGCTGTACCGCGTCGGCGCGGCCTACGAGGCTGCCCGCGGCCCATTGCCCAGCGCGTTGTAG
- a CDS encoding ATP-dependent 6-phosphofructokinase, giving the protein MRIGVLTGGGDCPGLNAVIRAVVRTCDQRYGSSVVGFLDGWRGLLEDRRIQLANDDRNDRLLAKGGTMLGTARVNPDKLRAGLDQIKQTLEDNGIDVLIPIGGEGTLTAAHWLSEENVPVVGVPKTIDNDIDCTDVTFGHDTALQVATEAIDRLHSTAESHQRVMLVEVMGRHAGWIALNAGLASGAHMTLIPEQPFDVEEVCRLVKKRFQHGSSHFICVVAEGAKPAEGTMQLRQGGMDEFGHEKFTGVAQQLALEVEKRIKKDVRVTVLGHVQRGGTPTAYDRVLATRFGVNAADAAHAGEFGMMVSLQGQDIGRVSLADATRHLKLVPQSRYDDAAEFFG; this is encoded by the coding sequence ATGCGCATCGGAGTTCTCACCGGCGGCGGTGACTGTCCTGGCCTGAACGCGGTGATCCGGGCGGTGGTGCGCACCTGCGACCAGCGCTACGGCTCGTCGGTGGTCGGATTTCTCGACGGCTGGCGGGGCTTGTTGGAGGACCGCCGTATCCAACTGGCCAACGACGATCGCAACGATCGGCTGCTGGCCAAGGGCGGAACCATGTTGGGCACCGCGCGGGTCAACCCGGACAAGCTGCGGGCGGGACTGGATCAGATCAAGCAGACACTCGAAGACAACGGGATCGACGTGTTGATCCCGATCGGCGGTGAAGGCACCTTGACCGCCGCGCACTGGTTGTCCGAGGAGAATGTCCCGGTGGTCGGCGTACCCAAGACCATCGACAACGACATCGACTGCACGGACGTCACTTTCGGCCACGACACAGCGCTGCAGGTGGCGACCGAGGCCATCGACCGGCTGCACAGCACCGCTGAATCGCACCAGCGCGTCATGCTGGTCGAGGTGATGGGCCGGCACGCCGGGTGGATCGCGCTGAATGCCGGCCTGGCCTCGGGCGCGCACATGACGCTGATCCCCGAGCAGCCCTTCGACGTCGAGGAAGTGTGCCGGCTGGTCAAGAAGCGCTTCCAGCACGGATCGTCACACTTCATCTGCGTGGTGGCCGAGGGCGCGAAACCGGCAGAGGGCACGATGCAACTGCGCCAGGGCGGCATGGACGAGTTCGGGCACGAGAAATTCACCGGTGTGGCACAGCAATTGGCGCTCGAGGTGGAGAAGCGGATCAAAAAAGATGTGCGCGTCACGGTTCTCGGCCACGTCCAGCGCGGCGGTACCCCGACGGCCTATGACCGCGTGCTGGCCACCCGGTTCGGCGTGAACGCGGCCGACGCCGCCCATGCCGGCGAGTTCGGGATGATGGTGTCGTTGCAGGGGCAGGACATCGGCCGGGTATCACTGGCCGATGCGACCCGCCACCTCAAGCTGGTGCCGCAGTCCCGTTACGACGACGCCGCTGAGTTCTTCGGCTAG